The genome window GAGGCCCGGACGCCAGCACCAAGCTGCCTTTAACTTTTCCGAGAGGCGTCCATTTCCCCGTGCACTTCGGCGCTTTTCTGTTCCTGCGCGTTTCTGCAGCACCGGGGAGAAGGAGCTGAAGGCTCGCCTAGCTTTTAAACAGAGCGggtggatttctttctttctttcttctttctgcttgCCTCTCTCCCTGTTGAATACAGGAAGTGCAAACATGACCAAATCATACAGCGAGAGTGGGCTGATGGGCGAGCCCCAGCCCCAAGGCCCCCCAAGCTGGACAGACGAGTGTCTCAGTTCCCAGGACGAGGAACACGAGGCAGACAAGAAGGAGGACGAGCTCGAAGCCATGAATGCAGAGGAGGACTCTCTGAGGAacgggggagaagaggaggacgaagaggaggacctggaagaggaggaggaggaggaagaggaggatgatcAAAAGCCCAAGAGACGGGGCcccaaaaagaagaagatgaCCAAGGCGCGCCTGGAGCGCTTTAAATTGAGGCGCATGAAGGCCAACGCCCGCGAGCGCAACCGCATGCACGGGCTGAACGCGGCTCTGGACAACCTGCGCAAGGTGGTCCCCTGCTACTCCAAAACCCAGAAGCTGTCCAAGATCGAGACGCTGCGTCTGGCCAAGAACTACATCTGGGCCCTGTCGGAGATCTTGCGCTCAGGCAAAAGCCCGGACCTGGTGTCCTTCGTACAGACGCTCTGCAAAGGTTTGTCCCAGCCCACCACCAACCTGGTGGCCGGCTGCCTGCAGCTCAACCCCCGGACTTTCCTGCCCGAGCAGAACCCGGACCTGGCCCCGCACCTGCCCGCAGCCAGCGCTTCCTTCCCGGTGCACCCCTACTCGTACCAGTCCCCGGGGCTGCCCAGCCCGCCCTACGgcaccatggacagctcccacGTCTTTCACGTCAAGCCGCCGCCACACGCCTACAGCGCGGCTCTGGAGCCCTTCTTTGAAAGCCCCCTGACGGACTGCACCAGCCCTTCCTTCGACGGACCCCTCAGCCCTCCGCTCAGCATCAATGGCAACTTCTCTTTCAAACACGAACCATCCACCGAGTTTGAAAAAAATTACGCCTTTACCATGCACTACCCTGCCGCGACCCTGGCAGGGCCCCAAAGCCACGGATCAATCTTCTCCGGTGCCGCTGCCCCTCGCTGCGAGATCCCCATAGACAATATCATGTCTTTCGATAGCCATTCGCATCACGAGCGAGTCATGAGTGCCCAGCTAAACGCCATCTTTCACGACTAGAGGTACACCGGTGTCACCATTCCCGGGAAACGAACCCACTGTGCACACACAGTGACTGTCCTGTTTACAGAAGGCAGCCCTTTTGCTGTGATTGCTGCAAAGTGCAAATACTCAAAGCTTCAAGTGATATATGTATTTATTGTCGTTACTGCCTTTGGAAGAAACAGGGGATCAAAGTTCCTGTTCA of Meriones unguiculatus strain TT.TT164.6M chromosome 8, Bangor_MerUng_6.1, whole genome shotgun sequence contains these proteins:
- the Neurod1 gene encoding neurogenic differentiation factor 1, coding for MTKSYSESGLMGEPQPQGPPSWTDECLSSQDEEHEADKKEDELEAMNAEEDSLRNGGEEEDEEEDLEEEEEEEEEDDQKPKRRGPKKKKMTKARLERFKLRRMKANARERNRMHGLNAALDNLRKVVPCYSKTQKLSKIETLRLAKNYIWALSEILRSGKSPDLVSFVQTLCKGLSQPTTNLVAGCLQLNPRTFLPEQNPDLAPHLPAASASFPVHPYSYQSPGLPSPPYGTMDSSHVFHVKPPPHAYSAALEPFFESPLTDCTSPSFDGPLSPPLSINGNFSFKHEPSTEFEKNYAFTMHYPAATLAGPQSHGSIFSGAAAPRCEIPIDNIMSFDSHSHHERVMSAQLNAIFHD